The Nocardia sp. NBC_00508 nucleotide sequence CGAGGGCCCCATGGACCAAACGGCGTTGGCGGATACCCCGACCGCCCGATGCGCCTACTATCGACGCACTTGCGACCTGCCCGCCGGAGTCCATCCGGAGATCGGCCGAATCATCGTCCGCGCCGGATTGGTCGGCGCGATCACGATGCCCGCCGCGCTCGGACAAAAGGTCCGCGATGATCTCACCGCCCACCGAACCGGGCTGGGTCCGATCATCTCTCACGTACGGTCCGAACGGTGGACCTTCCTGACCCGTCCGGATCTGCCCGACGACGTCCGGTTGTTCGCCGAGATGTTCCGTCTCAACGTCTCGATCGTGCCCAGCGGCGGCGAGATCGCGTTGCCATCGCCCGCCGATGTCAAGGGCCGCTATCGGAACTGGATCGTGGCCCCACGCAACGGTTTCCGCCCCTACGGCTCATCCATCGTCGACACCGTCCGGTCCTGCGCGAAAGCAGGGAAGCGATGAACACCGGGGCCCTGCCCGCAAAACATCAGGTGCTGCAAGCCTGCCGCGGTGAACTCCAAGAAGGCAACCCGATGCTGCGCTGCGCACACGAGCTCACCGCGCTGCACGAGCGCAGACTCAGCGCGGGATGCGAGTCGATGGACGAGATCGATGCGCTGCGCGCGAGCCTGGTTCGCGATATCGATCGCTGGATCACCGTTCAGCTGCCACCCGCGCACGGCGCGGCGCATGTGCACACCGAGACCATGGGTGCCGTGATCGACCGCATGGCCAAGTTCACCGCGCACGCCTATGCGGCGCTGGCCAGCGCCTCGGAATGGGATCTGTGGGACGCCTGGCAGCGCTTGGCCGAACTGGCCGTCGGCTACGACGACTTGGCCGCCGAGGTCAGCGCGGGCGTCCGCAGATTGCCCGGCGCCTCGTAGAGTTCCGCTGCGACGTTCCATCCCACGAGTGGGACGCCCTGGGGAGTTGGACTGGTCGCGACGCGGGCACCGCACCCTGCGCCAGCAGGGCGAACTCGGCGCCCACACCGCGGCCGGTTCATCGGCGAACCGCGCCATGCCGCGCCAACCGGGTGCCGTCGAGTCGCGCCGCGCCGCGCCAACCGGGTGCCGTTGAGCCGCGTCGAGTCGGCGGGATTCCGCGCGTCTCCATATCCCCGCACCCAGATTCGGATCGGCAGCGCCCACATCGGCTCAGCACCCGGCCGCGATCGGAGTGATCGCGGCGCTGCACCACTGCGCCCTCGACTCGCTACCTAGGCATACGAAATATGCACCCCACGGCGGTTTCCGTCACCGCAGGCGAATCGGCGCGCATGGTACCCGGAATCGAACTGCGTGGTGCGCCAATCGAATTCGAGTACCGATCTACTCAGGTGCCCGGTACCGGACCCGCCATACGCTGACGGCATCGTTCAGGACAGTCGGCACGAAGGAGGGCGAACACACCGCACCGGCACAGCCGCGGGCATATCGCTTCGGTTGGACGCACAGGACGCGGGCGCAAGGAACGACGTCACCGATCCAGCGCAAGCTGGGTATCGTCCGGTGATCCGCGGTCGGCGCGTGGCGCCGACACGGGACACGCGGCGAGATCGACCAGGATGCCTGGCGTCGGTGCGGCTCGGATCCTCGCCGCGCAGTGTCACCGAATCGAACGTCCGACAGGCGACCGCCGGGTACTACTCCGGACGCAGGGTCAAGATCCGCGGGCCGTCATCGGTGACGGCGACAGTGTGCTCCCAATGTGCCGCACGACTGCCGTCGGTGGTCACCACGGTCCAGTCGTCATCGAGCACCTTGGTCTGGGTGGTGCCGAGCGTAAGCATCGGCTCGATCGCGAGAACCGACCCCACCACCAGCTTCGGGCCCTTGCCCGGCTCACCTTCGTTGGCGAGGAAAGGATCGAGGTGCATCTCCCGCCCGATGGCGTGCCCACCGTAGCCGTCGACGATGCCGTAGGCCCGTCCGTGTTGCTTCTCCGCCGCGCGGGTGCCCAGTTCGATGGCGTGCGAGACGTCGGTCAGCCGGTTACCGGGCAGCATTGCCTCGATACCGGCCTCCATCGACAACCTGGTGGCCTCGCTGAGCAACCGATCGGCCTCGATGATCGTGCCGACACCGAAGGTCCAAGCCGAGTCACCGTGCCAGCCGTCGAGGATCGCCCCGCAGTCGATGGAGACCAGGTCACCCTCGGCGAGGATCTCCTCGCCGGTCGGGATTCCGTGCACCACACGATCGTTGACCGAGGCGCAGATGGACGCGGGGAAACCGTGGTAGCCCTTGAACGACGGCACCGCGCCCGCGTCACGGATCACCTGCTCGGCGACCTCGTCCAGCTCCAGAGTGGACACCCCGGGCTTGGCGGCCGCCCGCACGGCGACCAGGGCGCGACCGACGATCGCGCCGGCCGCCGCCATGGCATCCAGTTCACCGGCTGTCCGGAACGGCACGACCTTCTTCTTGCGGTGGAAGACCATGCGGCCTCAGCGCTCCATCGTGAGCGGCATCAGTGGCCGAGCGCACGCAGTGCGCGGGCGTTGACGTCGTCGACATCGCCGACGCCGTCCACCGAGACGACCAGGCCGTCGTAGTGCTCGAGCAGGGGCTCGGTCTCCTCGCGGTACACCCGGAGCCGGTTGCGGATCACGTCCTCGTTGTCGTCGGCGCGACCGCGGGAGAGCATCCGCCCGACCACCGTGTCCTCCGGCACCACGAAGCACAGCACCGCGTCGAGCTTGGTGTCCATGTCCTTGAGGATCTTCTCCAGCGCGTCGGCCTGGTCCACCGTGCGCGGGTAGCCGTCGAGCACGAAACCGTTCGCGGCGTCGGGCTCGTTGACCCGGGCTTCGACCATCCGGTTGGTCACGTCGCTGGGCACCAAGTCGCCGGCATCCATGTACTTCTGCGCCTCGCGACCCAGTGGGGTCTGCTGGCTGATATTCGCACGGAACAGGTCCCCGGTGGAGATGTGCGGAACGCCCAGCTTCTCCGACAGCAGGACAGCCTGGGTGCCTTTGCCGGCGCCCGGCGGACCGAGCAGTACAACTCTCACTTGAGGAACCCTTCGTAATTTCGATTCATCAGCTGGCTCTCGATCTGCTTCACGGTGTCCAAACCAACGCTCACCATGATCAGCACCGCGGTACCGCCGAACGGAAGGTTCTGCACGCCACCGGCGGAGCCGATGTCGAGGAACACGTTCGGCAGCACAGCGACCAGACCGAGATAGATCGAGCCGGGGAGGGTGATACGGCTCAGGACGAAGTTGAGATAGTCGGCAGTCGGCTTGCCGGGGCGATAGCCCGGGATGAAGCCACCGAACTTCTTCATCTCGTCGGCGCGCTCCTCCGGGTTGAAGGTGATCGCGACGTAGAAGTAGGTGAAGAAGACGATCAGACCGAAGTAGATCCCGATGTAGACCGGGTTGCTCGGATTCACCAGGTACTTCTGGATGATGTCCTGCCACCAGCTCGGATCCGGATTGTTCTGCGACGAGGTCAGCTGCGCCACCAAGTTGGGCAGATACAGCAGCGACGACGCGAAGATGACCGGGATGACGCCCGCCTGGTTCACCTTCAACGGCAGGTAGGTCGAGGAGCCGCCGTACATCTTCCGGCCGACCACGCGCTTGGCGTACTGGACCGGGATCCTGCGCTGCCCCTGCTCGACGAAGA carries:
- a CDS encoding DUF4254 domain-containing protein, with product MNTGALPAKHQVLQACRGELQEGNPMLRCAHELTALHERRLSAGCESMDEIDALRASLVRDIDRWITVQLPPAHGAAHVHTETMGAVIDRMAKFTAHAYAALASASEWDLWDAWQRLAELAVGYDDLAAEVSAGVRRLPGAS
- a CDS encoding DNA-directed RNA polymerase subunit beta, translating into MDQTALADTPTARCAYYRRTCDLPAGVHPEIGRIIVRAGLVGAITMPAALGQKVRDDLTAHRTGLGPIISHVRSERWTFLTRPDLPDDVRLFAEMFRLNVSIVPSGGEIALPSPADVKGRYRNWIVAPRNGFRPYGSSIVDTVRSCAKAGKR
- the map gene encoding type I methionyl aminopeptidase — its product is MVFHRKKKVVPFRTAGELDAMAAAGAIVGRALVAVRAAAKPGVSTLELDEVAEQVIRDAGAVPSFKGYHGFPASICASVNDRVVHGIPTGEEILAEGDLVSIDCGAILDGWHGDSAWTFGVGTIIEADRLLSEATRLSMEAGIEAMLPGNRLTDVSHAIELGTRAAEKQHGRAYGIVDGYGGHAIGREMHLDPFLANEGEPGKGPKLVVGSVLAIEPMLTLGTTQTKVLDDDWTVVTTDGSRAAHWEHTVAVTDDGPRILTLRPE
- a CDS encoding adenylate kinase; the protein is MRVVLLGPPGAGKGTQAVLLSEKLGVPHISTGDLFRANISQQTPLGREAQKYMDAGDLVPSDVTNRMVEARVNEPDAANGFVLDGYPRTVDQADALEKILKDMDTKLDAVLCFVVPEDTVVGRMLSRGRADDNEDVIRNRLRVYREETEPLLEHYDGLVVSVDGVGDVDDVNARALRALGH